One genomic region from Conexibacter woesei DSM 14684 encodes:
- a CDS encoding carbon-nitrogen hydrolase family protein: MTAAPPFRAAAVQASSVWLDRAATTEKACALIAEAGRGGAQLVALPESFVPGFPYWIFTRALRDGARWHRRLHDEAVEVPGPTVAALERAAIEAGVTAVVGVTERDPGRVGTLYNTNLVFGPEGYLGKHRKLVPTWTERAIWAGGDGSTLCIFPTPHGPLGTLNCGENVNTLARYALLAQGERVHVANFPSCAPLGGAHENVNDVYLPAAAHAYEGRLFNVVSQEHGTPELCERLGVDYVPEAWNCISGVIGPDGDWIASLRDEPGIVYADCDPSETVDGRLFHDVAGHYNRFDVLRLTIDRRVLAPFHEVSD; this comes from the coding sequence ATGACCGCCGCACCGCCGTTCCGCGCCGCCGCCGTGCAGGCGTCCAGCGTCTGGCTCGACCGCGCCGCGACGACCGAGAAGGCGTGCGCGCTGATCGCCGAGGCCGGCCGCGGCGGCGCGCAGCTGGTCGCGCTGCCGGAGTCGTTCGTGCCGGGCTTCCCGTACTGGATCTTCACGCGTGCGCTGCGCGACGGCGCGCGCTGGCACCGCCGCCTGCACGACGAGGCGGTCGAGGTGCCCGGACCGACAGTTGCGGCTCTGGAGCGGGCGGCGATCGAGGCCGGCGTGACGGCGGTCGTCGGTGTGACCGAGCGCGACCCTGGACGGGTCGGGACGCTCTACAACACCAACCTCGTGTTCGGCCCGGAGGGCTACCTCGGCAAGCACCGCAAGCTCGTCCCGACATGGACCGAGCGGGCGATCTGGGCCGGCGGCGACGGCTCCACGCTGTGCATCTTCCCGACGCCGCACGGCCCGCTCGGGACGCTCAACTGCGGCGAGAACGTCAACACGCTCGCGCGCTACGCGCTGCTGGCGCAGGGCGAGCGCGTGCACGTCGCGAACTTCCCCTCGTGCGCACCGCTCGGCGGCGCGCACGAGAACGTCAACGACGTCTACCTGCCGGCCGCCGCGCACGCCTACGAGGGCCGTCTCTTCAACGTCGTCAGCCAGGAGCACGGCACGCCGGAGCTGTGCGAGCGGCTCGGCGTCGACTACGTGCCGGAGGCGTGGAACTGCATCTCCGGGGTGATCGGCCCCGACGGTGACTGGATCGCCTCGCTGCGCGACGAGCCGGGCATCGTCTACGCCGACTGCGACCCGTCCGAGACGGTCGACGGGCGGCTGTTCCACGACGTCGCCGGCCACTACAACCGCTTCGACGTGCTGAGACTGACGATTGATCGGCGCGTGCTCGCGCCGTTCCACGAAGTGAGCGACTAG
- a CDS encoding amidase: protein MSGSAGERGAAGAGGGAPLDARSSAAAQPSATAWLARLHAREICSRELVEATLSRIDTADARVYAVVARDDAAALAAADAADAERARRVREREPLPPLLGLPLTIKDALDAAGLPTCAGTLARAGAPPAARDATAVARVRAAGAIPLLKTNVPELCSSFETDNLVHGLTRNPLDPARTPGGSSGGEAALLGADASIAGLGTDGGGSIRVPSHYCGTVGLRPTTGRTPETGIWPPTRAAGTLDFTCVGPMARHVEDLGLLLAVIAGADGVDPYAVDVPLRDWREVDPATLRVAFYADHPCVPATTRGTQAAVHAAAAFFDRLGCRVERIGPPVSAAPRSATELFFALAGADGGAGMRAATAEAGGRHHPQFAALLDGAGDPLDAGAYLAIVAEAHAYRAAVRAAFRAAAYDVVLSPVAAGPAPLHGVPPAGIEQDRYLRYEAFEYAHVNAVAGLPVVSVPVAVEGGMPVGVQVAAPAFREDLALAAAAVLEAEYGGFAINRSLADRSPS, encoded by the coding sequence GTGAGCGGGTCGGCTGGGGAGAGGGGGGCGGCTGGTGCCGGCGGGGGCGCTCCACTCGATGCGCGTTCCTCCGCTGCCGCCCAGCCGTCCGCGACGGCCTGGCTCGCGCGGCTGCACGCGCGCGAGATCTGCTCGCGCGAGCTGGTCGAGGCGACCCTGAGCCGGATCGACACGGCCGACGCGCGCGTGTACGCGGTCGTCGCGCGCGACGACGCGGCCGCCCTGGCGGCGGCCGACGCGGCGGACGCCGAGCGCGCCCGGCGCGTGCGCGAGCGCGAGCCGCTGCCGCCCTTGCTGGGACTGCCGCTGACGATCAAGGACGCGCTCGACGCCGCCGGGCTGCCGACGTGCGCGGGCACGCTCGCGCGGGCCGGCGCGCCGCCCGCGGCGCGCGACGCGACGGCGGTCGCGCGGGTGCGGGCGGCCGGCGCGATCCCGCTGCTGAAGACGAACGTGCCGGAGCTGTGCAGCTCGTTCGAGACCGACAACCTCGTCCACGGGCTGACGCGCAACCCGCTCGACCCCGCGCGCACGCCGGGCGGGTCGAGCGGGGGTGAGGCGGCGCTGCTCGGCGCGGACGCCTCGATCGCCGGGCTCGGCACCGACGGCGGCGGCTCGATCCGCGTGCCGTCGCACTACTGCGGCACGGTCGGGCTGCGCCCGACGACCGGTCGCACGCCGGAGACCGGCATCTGGCCGCCGACCCGCGCCGCCGGAACGCTCGACTTCACCTGCGTCGGGCCGATGGCCCGCCACGTCGAGGACCTCGGCCTCCTGCTCGCCGTCATCGCAGGCGCCGACGGGGTCGACCCGTACGCCGTCGACGTCCCGCTGCGCGACTGGCGCGAGGTGGATCCCGCGACCCTCCGCGTCGCCTTCTACGCCGACCACCCGTGCGTCCCGGCCACCACGCGCGGCACGCAGGCGGCCGTCCACGCTGCCGCCGCGTTCTTCGACCGCCTCGGCTGCCGGGTCGAGCGGATCGGCCCACCGGTCTCCGCCGCTCCTCGCTCCGCGACCGAGCTGTTCTTCGCGCTCGCGGGCGCCGACGGCGGCGCCGGGATGCGCGCGGCGACGGCGGAGGCAGGCGGCCGCCACCACCCGCAGTTCGCCGCGCTGCTCGACGGCGCCGGCGACCCGCTCGACGCCGGCGCGTACCTTGCGATCGTCGCGGAAGCGCATGCGTACCGGGCGGCCGTCCGCGCCGCCTTCCGGGCAGCCGCCTACGACGTCGTCCTGAGCCCCGTCGCCGCCGGTCCCGCTCCGCTCCACGGCGTGCCGCCGGCCGGGATCGAGCAGGACCGCTACCTGCGCTACGAGGCGTTCGAGTACGCCCACGTCAACGCGGTCGCCGGACTGCCCGTCGTCTCCGTTCCGGTCGCCGTCGAGGGCGGGATGCCGGTCGGCGTGCAGGTCGCGGCGCCGGCGTTCCGCGAGGACCTCGCACTTGCCGCGGCCGCCGTCCTCGAAGCGGAGTACGGCGGCTTCGCGATCAACCGTTCGCTCGCCGACAGGAGCCCGTCATGA
- a CDS encoding alpha/beta fold hydrolase → MSWLTLRDGVRLRVGEFADAAGGPSAAGPPVVLVHGWKGSHRLWDPTVVELTARGARVVAFDLRGMGESDKPAGVYDFDTFADDLGELLDAFELRDATLVGWSMGCTVALRHLQRGGGRVGRLVLLNGPLRLTRAPDFPHAMSEQQLDGYLAELAAGWPASERAFQAESVLADSDPAVVDWLYGIALQTPLPVALSAVREQAKLDMRPAIAALRVPVLAAYAVHDPYYPTSLGDWIAANAPDGRAQVFEHSAHGTPFEEAPALAQAIVAFGAETGRTDSLRSRAGGGPSSLRSRAGEGPA, encoded by the coding sequence ATGAGCTGGCTGACGCTGCGCGACGGCGTGCGGCTGCGCGTCGGCGAATTCGCCGACGCCGCCGGTGGTCCGTCCGCCGCCGGTCCGCCCGTCGTGCTCGTGCACGGCTGGAAGGGCTCGCACCGCCTGTGGGACCCGACGGTCGTCGAGCTGACGGCGCGCGGCGCGCGCGTCGTCGCGTTCGACCTGCGCGGGATGGGCGAGTCCGACAAGCCCGCCGGCGTCTACGACTTCGACACGTTCGCCGACGACCTCGGCGAGCTGCTCGACGCCTTCGAGCTGCGCGACGCGACGCTCGTCGGCTGGTCGATGGGCTGCACCGTCGCGCTGCGCCACCTCCAGCGCGGCGGCGGCCGCGTCGGCCGCCTCGTGCTGCTCAACGGCCCGCTGCGGCTGACGCGCGCGCCCGACTTCCCGCACGCGATGAGCGAGCAGCAGCTCGACGGCTACCTCGCCGAGCTGGCCGCCGGCTGGCCGGCGTCCGAGCGCGCCTTCCAGGCCGAGTCGGTGCTGGCCGACAGCGATCCCGCCGTCGTCGACTGGCTCTACGGGATCGCGCTCCAGACCCCGCTGCCGGTCGCACTCTCGGCCGTGCGCGAGCAGGCGAAGCTCGACATGCGCCCGGCGATCGCCGCGCTGCGTGTGCCGGTCCTGGCCGCCTACGCGGTACACGACCCCTACTACCCGACGTCGCTCGGCGACTGGATCGCCGCGAACGCCCCCGACGGCCGCGCGCAGGTGTTCGAGCACAGCGCCCACGGCACGCCGTTCGAGGAGGCGCCGGCGCTCGCGCAGGCGATCGTCGCGTTCGGCGCGGAGACGGGTCGCACGGATTCGCTCCGCTCTCGCGCTGGCGGCGGGCCTTCCTCGCTCCGCTCTCGCGCTGGCGAGGGGCCGGCGTGA